Sequence from the Corallococcus sp. EGB genome:
GGCCCTCTTGCAGCCGCTCGCGCTGGGCTTCCTCCAGGCGGGCGGCATCCAGGGGGAGAACGCGCCGGACCTGGCGGGCGCCATCGCGGAGACGCTGTCCAACGCGATGACGCAGATGATGTCGCGCCTGAAGGTGACCCCGGGCATCGCGTCCTCGCCCGGCGCGACGGCCAGCCCCGGGAGGTTGATGTAATGGCGGACGCGCTTCGGACCGACCTGCGCCTGGCGTTCAAGGAGACCGGCGAGGTGGACCTGGACTGGTCCACCGACACCGGCGCCACGACCGTCAGCGGCAAGGACAACCTCATCCAGGCGCTGACGCTGCGCCTCATCGTCTACCGGGGACACCTGGAGCAACTGGGGCATACCCGCTACGGCAGCCGTGTCGCGGACCTCATCGGAGAGCCGCTGGACCGGGCCAACCTGGACCTGCTGCGGCGCTACGTGCGTCAGGCGCTCAAGGAGGATCCGCGCGTGGACGAGGTGACGGCGTTGAGCGTCACCGCCCGGGCCGACCTGCCGGGCGCGGTGGACGTGAGGGCCAGCATCCGGGCCGTCACGGGAGACGCGGTGGAGCTGGGACTGGCGCTCGACCTGGGTTGAGCGGGACGCGGCAAGGACACGACTTCGGGAGAACGCGATGGAACTCAGGGAGAAGCAGGGCCTGGTGGGGGTGTTGACGATCGAGCTGCTCGACACCCGCGGCGCGCTGATGGAGCGGCGCCACGTGCCCAACCTCATCACCACCGCGGGAAAGCAGCTGCTCGCCCGCCTCCTCATGGGCAAGGCGGACGCGCTGCCCACCCGCTGGGCCATCGCCGTGGGCACGGGCACCGCGCAGCCGCAAATCCTGGACACGGCGCTGGGCACCCAGGTGGACGAGGCCATCGACACGACGCCCAAGGTGGAGGTCGTCAGCCGGGGGGACGGCACCAGCATGGTGCGCGCCACGGTGACGGCCATCCTGCCCGCGCTCACCCAGCCCGGCGTGCAGCCCCTCACGGAGGCCGGCATCCAGATCACCCTGGGGGGCTCCCCCCCGGTGCTGTTCAACCGCGTCCGCTTCGAGGAGGTCAACCGGGGTCCCAACATGGTCATGAAGATGACGTGGGAGATCTCCTTTTGAGCCTCATCCCGCCCGAAGAGACCTCGTTCAGCGCCATCGTCGACCGGCTGCTGTCGAACCTGGGGCCGGGGAGCGACACGAACGCGGGCAGCATGGCGCGCACCCTGGCGGAGGCGTACGGCCGGGAGATGGCGACCTTCTACGCCATGTTGGAGCTGGCCCACCGCTCCGGATACCTGGACACCGCCGAGGGTGCCGCCCTGGACAACGTGGTGGCCGTGCTGGGACTCCAGCGCGCTCGCGCCGGCCGCCTGACGGGCGAGGTGGAGCTCAGCCGCGCCGCGCCCGCCCCGGAGGACATCGGCATCCCCGCGGGCCGGCAGGTGACGGGCGTGTCCGCGGACTCCAAGCCGCTGCCCCTCTTCGAGACGATGGAAGAGGCCACGCTGCGCCGGGGCGAGACGCGCGTCGTCATCCGCGTGCAGGAGATCCGGGACGACTCGGAGGCGTCCAAGCAGGCGCCGCCTGTCATCAACCCCTTCCGCCTGACGATGATGCCCCGGCCGGTGCTGGGCATCGAGGCCGTCACCAACCCCGCGCCCCTGCGCCGGGGCAGCGAGGACGAAACGGATGAAAGCCTCCGCGCCCGCGCGCGCACCGCGCTGCGCGATGGCGAGAAGGGGACCGTGGAGGCCATCGCAGCGGCCGTGCGTCAGCAGGGCGTGCAGCAGGTCACCGTGCGAGAGCCGGAGGACGCGCCCCCGGGCGTCATCGACGTGCTGGTGGGCGACGCCGACTTCGAGCTGAACACCCAGGGCGTGGCGCGCGTGGAGGCGGCCATCCGCGCGTCGAAGGCCGCCGGCATCCGCGTGCGGCTGCGCTACGCGCGCACCGTCTACTTCCAGGTGGACTTCCAGGTGGAGCCCGCGGATCCGCAGATGGACGAGGGCACCTTCGACCGGCTCCGCCGGGAGCTCCAGCAGGCGCTCATGCGCCACATGTTGGAGCTGCCCGTGGGGGAGAGCGTGAACCGCCGCAAGCTGGAGGCGCTCCTCTTCGGCAACCCCGCCATCCGCCGCATCAGCGACCTGGGAGTGGAGACCTTCGTCTGGGGCGCGAGCCCCCAGGATCCCCTCCAGAAGCAGCTCGTGCGCGAGAGCAAGAGCCGCGTGTACGGCGCCAACCGCGACTGGAAGATGGATCCGCTGGAGGCGGCGCGGATCGACGTGGACCTGAAGCCGCCGCGCATCTCCCGGCTGCGTCCTCCCGTCTGGCGCCTGGACCTGGTCGTGGCGCTGCCGGGGAGCGAGCCCCGCACGCCGGAGCAGGTGCGCGAGTCCCTGCGGGGCGCCATCGAGGTGTACGCCGCCCGGCTCGCCGAGGATGTCCAGATGGGGCGTGAAGCGCGCATCCGCCTGGACGACCTCCAGCAGGCGCTGAGGACCCAGGCGCGCATCGACTCCCTGCTGGCCTGCAACGTCACCCTGGAGACGGGGCTGTCCGTCTCCCTCGTCGCGGCCACCCTGCGGGACACGGTGACGTCCGTCGCGCTGCGGCCCGACGTCCGGCTGGTGCTCGGCGGCGCCGAGCTGGTGGGGGTCGGATGACGCCGGAGCAACGTGCGCGCCGCATGGTGGGCTACCTCCCGCCGGTCCTCCAGGCCGGCGCGAAGCTCAACCTCTTCTTCTCCACGCTCGCGGCGGAGCTGGGGAAGATGGAGGAGGGCATCACGCGGCTGATGCGCTCGCGGTGGTACACGCTGGCGAAGGGGTACCCGGACGCGGACTCCCTGGCGGACAAGGCGGCCTCCGAGCTGGGGATGCTGGCCGCGCTGTACGGTCTGCATCCGCGCCGGGGAGAGCCGGCGGACTACCTCCGGCAGCACCTCGCGGCGCTCGTCGAGCTCCACCGCACGGGCCTGGGCTCGGCCACCGCGCTGCTCCGGCTGGTCTCGCTGGTCTACATGGCGCGTCAGCCCCCGGAGCTCGTCTGGGAAGGCGACACCGCCGTCGGGCTCTTCAGCGTGCCTCGCGCGGATGGCTCGTACCGGCCGCTGCGCATCGAGCTGGTGGACAACCCGGTGACTCCGGCCATGGCGCGCTTCAGCAGCGTCGGCGCGGGCCAGCGCCTGCTCACCGTCAACGGCGGGCTGGAGACGGCCATCCCGGAGATCGCGCTGAAGGCCACCGGGAAGGACATCGCCGTCCCCATCCTGCGCCACCAGGAATCCGGGCTCGACCTCATCTTCCTGGGCCGGGTGCCCCAGGGCTCCACCCTCACGCTGCGCAACCTGCGCGCGCCGTTGATCGACGGGCGTCCGGTCACCGACTCCATCATCCTGGCCCACCCCACGCGCTTCTCGGGCCTGGACGACGGCGGGGTGCTGACCCGCTTCAATGCGCCGGAGTCGCGCTTCTCCGTGTTCGGCGAGGACCACCGCATCCCGGAGCTCGCGCCCGGTGAGAGCCACTGGAGCTACGACACGCTGGAGCGGCAGGAAGTCCGCTCCTATCTGCTGGGCTGGACCGAGGCGCGCCAGAAGGAAGCGGAGGCGAAGGCCCTGGTGAAGCGCGACACGCCGCTCGCGGAGCTGCGCTTCGACTGGACGGAGGTCACCCCCGCCACCTGCGTGCTGCGCATCCCCGCGGACCACATCCCCCCGCACCTCCAGGTCCCTGACCAAGAGGGGGAGGTCCCCGGCCTGCCGGGGCTGGTGAGGGAGCTGTCGGCGGCGCTGAACTTCGGCCGCGCGGCGGGCGTGCGCACGCGCGTCGAGCTGACCCTGCCCATGCCCCCCGAGGTCCTCTCCATCGAGGAGGGGCCGCTGCGGCAGGAAGTCTCCGCGTCCTTCACCGACGCCCTGGACACGAAGGATTCGCTCACCTCCTTCGGCTACACCATCGAGCTGCACGAGCAGGTGCCGGAGCCCCAGGAGAAGCTGTCCTGGTCCGGCATCTTCGATGCGACCCGCTTTGACTCCTCGAGGTTCCAACCATGAGTGATCCCTTCTACCCGGCGAAGTCTGGCGACCCCATCCTGGCGGACACCTGGAACAACATGCAGATCAAGGTGCGCGACGAGATCCGCTCGCACACGCACCGGGGCGCGGATGATGGGAAGCAGCTCGACGGAGACAGCATCGTCCCTACCGCCTCGTTGAAGGTGAACCGGGTGGATGCCGCCGTGGCCCTGACGGTGAAGAACATCGACGTGCACACGCGGCTGACGGAGCTGGGCGCGCAGAAGCTGTCGCTTACAGGGGGCAGCATGACGGGGGCGCTGTCCGTGAGCGCCAATGTCGCCGTCGGCGCCCCCGCCCCTGGCACCAAGCGGCTGCTCGTCGTCCAGCCAGGGTCTCCGGACAACAACGCGGGCCTGGAGGTCCGGGGCAACGGAGACCACTCGTGGGGCGTGGCCCTGGTCCTGCGCACGGTGGCGGGCGTGGATGGCGCGTCCATGCTGTTGCGCAGCCGGAGCAAGAGCTGGCAGGTCCGGGGCGAGACGGGCGCCGCCGCGACGGGCTTCCAGATCTCCGAGGACGGCGGCGACTCCGAGTACGGCAGCGGAGCCGGCACGCCGCGCCTGCACATCAAGTCCGGCGGCGCCGTGGGCATCGGCACCACGGATCCCCAGGGCATGCTGGACGTCCGGGTCCCGGGCGCCAACGGCTGGGACCGGCTCACGGTCACCACCACGTCGGATTGGGGCGACGGCACGCTCCAATACGTGACGATTGGCGCGGGGGGCGCGTCGGGCATCATGATGAGCAACCCCCATGTCGTCTGGCTCAAGGGGGCCCAGAGCGCCGCCATCCGCTATGGCCGCAGCGGGGGAGTCCAGGGCGGCGCTT
This genomic interval carries:
- a CDS encoding DUF2634 domain-containing protein — its product is MADALRTDLRLAFKETGEVDLDWSTDTGATTVSGKDNLIQALTLRLIVYRGHLEQLGHTRYGSRVADLIGEPLDRANLDLLRRYVRQALKEDPRVDEVTALSVTARADLPGAVDVRASIRAVTGDAVELGLALDLG
- a CDS encoding baseplate J/gp47 family protein, yielding MGDLLLSLIPPEETSFSAIVDRLLSNLGPGSDTNAGSMARTLAEAYGREMATFYAMLELAHRSGYLDTAEGAALDNVVAVLGLQRARAGRLTGEVELSRAAPAPEDIGIPAGRQVTGVSADSKPLPLFETMEEATLRRGETRVVIRVQEIRDDSEASKQAPPVINPFRLTMMPRPVLGIEAVTNPAPLRRGSEDETDESLRARARTALRDGEKGTVEAIAAAVRQQGVQQVTVREPEDAPPGVIDVLVGDADFELNTQGVARVEAAIRASKAAGIRVRLRYARTVYFQVDFQVEPADPQMDEGTFDRLRRELQQALMRHMLELPVGESVNRRKLEALLFGNPAIRRISDLGVETFVWGASPQDPLQKQLVRESKSRVYGANRDWKMDPLEAARIDVDLKPPRISRLRPPVWRLDLVVALPGSEPRTPEQVRESLRGAIEVYAARLAEDVQMGREARIRLDDLQQALRTQARIDSLLACNVTLETGLSVSLVAATLRDTVTSVALRPDVRLVLGGAELVGVG